Proteins encoded by one window of Leishmania infantum JPCM5 genome chromosome 32:
- the AAT16 gene encoding putative amino acid permease codes for MSGANHHNHSSDSDDRSAPLPEELATHYPYTEAGGNVLAADSAAVTKMKGTAGESYSSSSVDGLAVPQANSTGVRGAIERVYSIIPHGGLVANIYNLASATLGAGIVSVPSGFHQSGMVVSVVLLAIVCACTIYSIRLLGQAKLKTGLRSYEEMARGMLGRGWDYFAAFLMLMFCWGTCVGYVISVGDLLSPMLDGPNTNAFFKTDNGHRILIGLIWFVGMFTLSLPKEINSLRYASVIGVSFVVFFVICVIVHSARNGLKNGIRKDIVLANNGMPAVNGLTLFIFAFICQVNVFEIFDEMQKPTLGRMTRDATISMLVVALLNFFSGFFGYCDFGAEVDGSILLLYRPLEDPLFMISYIGICIKLCVGFAICIQPSRDAIYYCLGMGKTSDVKDWLNWIVSGFLALAALICGLFIPSINIVFSLLGGICGGFLGFMFPAYFFIYSGGFTLKKVGILNYLGCIVLIVGGVVAVVFGTAVAIFSEIP; via the coding sequence ATGAGCGGCGCTAACCACCACAACCActccagcgacagcgacgaccgCTCCGCCCCGCTGCCCGAGGAGCTCGCCACCCACTACCCCTACACCGAGGCGGGCGGCAATGTCCTTGCCGCAGACAGCGCTGCTGTCACAAAGATGAAGGGCACCGCGGGCGAGTCCTACTCCTCGTCCAGCGTCGATGGACTGGCCGTGCCGCAAGCCAACTCCACTGGCGTGCGCGGGGCCATCGAGAGGGTCTACTCCATCATCCCCCATGGTGGGCTGGTCGCCAACATCTACAATCTGGCAAGCGCCACCCTCGGTGCCGGAATTGTCTCTGTGCCGTCCGGCTTTCACCAGTCTGGTATGGTGGTGTCCGTTGTGCTGCTCGCcattgtgtgtgcgtgcaccaTTTACTCCATTCGCTTGCTGGGCCAGGCGAAGCTGAAGACGGGTCTGCGGTCGTATGAGGAGATGGCGCGCGGCATGCTGGGTCGCGGCTGGGACTACTTTGCTGCGTTCCTCATGCTAATGTTCTGTTGGGGCACGTGCGTCGGGTACGTCATTTCAGTCGGCGACTTGCTGTCGCCGATGCTGGATGGCCCCAACACGAACGCGTTCTTTAAGACGGACAATGGCCACCGCATCCTCATTGGACTGATCTGGTTCGTTGGCATGTTCACGTTGTCGCTGCCGAAGGAGATCAACTCGCTACGCTACGCGTCGGTGATCGGCGTGTCTTTTGTCGTCTTCTTCGTCATTTGCGTGATCGTTCACTCCGCCCGCAACGGCCTCAAGAACGGCATCCGCAAGGACATCGTGCTCGCCAACAACGGCATGCCGGCCGTCAACGGTCTCACGCTGTTCATTTTCGCATTCATCTGCCAAGTGAACGTGTTTGAGATTTTCGACGAAATGCAGAAGCCCACGCTCGGCCGCATGACGCGCGACGCGACGATCAGTATGCTCGTCGTGGCGTTGCTGAACTTCTTTTCCGGCTTCTTCGGCTACTGCGATTTTggcgcggaggtggacgGCTCGATTCTGCTGCTGTACCGCCCGCTTGAGGATCCGCTCTTCATGATTTCGTACATTGGTATTTGCATCAAGCTGTGCGTCGGCTTCGCCATCTGCATTCAGCCCTCGCGCGATGCCATCTACTACTGTCTGGGGATGGGCAAGACGTCTGATGTGAAGGACTGGCTGAACTGGATCGTCAGTGGCTTCCTTGCCCTTGCCGCGCTCATCTGCGGTCTCTTCATCCCCAGCATCAACATTGTCTTCTCCCTGCTCGGCGGTATCTGCGGTGGCTTTCTCGGCTTCATGTTTCCGGCGTACTTTTTCATCTACTCGGGTGGCTTCACGCTCAAGAAGGTCGGCATCCTGAACTACCTTGGCTGCATCGTGCTGATCGTTGGTGGCGtggtcgccgtcgtcttcggCACTGCTGTCGCCATCTTCAGCGAGATCCCTTGA